Genomic window (Streptomyces sp. LX-29):
GGAAGAAAGTTGTACGGCAGTTCCAGAGCCTACCGGCGGCGGTCGCGCCGCGGCGAACCCGTATACGGTACGGCCAGGCGCCCACGACGCAGACGCGGAGGAGACAACCCGGTGGCCAGTCAGGAGCAGCGGCGGCGGCAGCTCGCCCGCGCGAAGTACGAGCGGCAGCAGCAGCGTCGTGAGGTGGCGCGGCGAAAGACCAAGCGCCGCAACACGGTGATCGCCTCCTCCCTCGCCGTGGTGCTCACGGCGGGCGTCGTGGTCGCCGCCGCGGGGGCGTTCTCCGGCGACGACGACAAGGAGTCGACGCCGAACGCCGTCGACACCCCCACCCCGCCGCCCACCCCCGACCCCAAGCCCGAGCCGTCGATGACGATCGACAAGAAGGCGAAGTACGGGATGGCGCTGAAGACCAACCACGGCGACATCCGGATCGCCATGGACGCCGCCAAGACCCCGCGCACGGTGAACTCCTTCAAGTCCCTCGCGGACAAGCACTTCTTCGACGGCTCGCCGTGCCACCGGCTCGCCGTCGAGGGCATCTTCGTGCTCCAGTGCGGCGACCCGGACGGCACCGGCCGGGGCGGGCCGGGCTACACCATCCCCGACGAGAACCTCAAGGACCCGCGTCTGAAGGGCGGCGTCTACCCGCGGGGCACGGTGGCCATGGCCAACCGCTACAACGGCGTGGACGAGGCGACCCGGAACTCCGGTAGCAGCCAGTTCTTCCTCGTCTACAAGGACAGCAAACTCCCGCCCAACTACACCCCCTTCGGCACGCTGGACGCCGAGGGGCTGAAGGTCCTGGAGAAGATCGCCGCGGGGGGCGTCGAGGGCGGTGTCACGGACGGCGCCCCGAAGAAGGCCGTCACCATCGAGAAGGCGACCGTTCAGAAGGACTGATTTGAGTCGCGCGGGATACGGACAGCCGGGGCGCCGGTCGCCTATGTTGGCGTTGTGCAGGGTGCCTGCTCCGACGGCTGCCGCCCTGCAGCACCGAACACGCCGACCACCGGGCGGCGCGACAGCAGCTCGTCGGACCGGTCAGGGCGCGGCCCGGCCGGAAGAAACTGTGGACGATGCCAGCGGGCGGAGCGCCCGCCTCGGCATCATGTGGAGGAGGCGCTGTGAGCAGCGACCCATGGGGCCGCGTCGATGAGACGGGGACCGTGTACGTGCGTACGGCCGATGGCGAGCAGGTCGTCGGATCGTGGCAGGCGGGCTCTCCTGAGGAGGCCCTCGCCTACTTCGAGCGCAAGTACGAGGGCCTGGTCGTCGAGATCGGTCTCCTGGAGCGCCGGGTCAAGACCACCGACCTGTCGACCAAGGACGCCCTGACCGCCATCGAGCACCTGCGAGTGCAGGTGGACGAGCACCACGCGGTGGGTGATCTTCAGGCGCTGAGCGAGCGGCTCGACAAGCTCGTCAGCGAGGTGGAGGCGCGCCGCGAAGAGCGCAAGGCGGCGAAGGCCAGGCAGGCCGAGGACGCGCGCCAGGCCAAGGAGGCGCTGGTCGCCGAGGCCGAGGAGCTGGCCGCCAGCGACCAGTGGCGGGCCGCCGGCGAGCGGCTGCGGGCCCTGGTGGACACGTGGAAGGGCCTGCCGCGGCTGGACCGCAAGTCCGACGACGAGCTGTGGCACCGCTTCTCGCACGCCCGCTCGGCGTTCTCCAAGCGGCGCAAGGCCCACTTCGCGTCCCTGGACGCGCAGCGCGAGGAGGCCCGCAAGGCCAAGGAGAGGCTGGTCGCCGAGGCCGAGGCGCTCTCCGGCTCGACGGACTGGGGCCCCACGGCCGCCCGCTACCGGGAGCTGATGACCGAGTGGAAGGCCGCCGGACGGGCCCAGCGGGAGGCCGAGGACGACCTCTGGAACCGCTTCCGCGGGGCCCAGGACGTCTTCTTCCAGGCCCGGGGCGAGGTCTTCGCGGAGCGTGACGCCGAGCAGCGGGAGAACCTGACCCGCAAGGAGGAGCTGGTCGTCGAGGCCGAGAAGCTGCTCCCCGTCTCGGACCTGAAGGCGGCCCGCGCGGCGTTCCGCTCGATCAACGAGCGGTGGGAGGCCATCGGCCATGTCCCGCGCGACGCCCGGCCCCGCATCGAGGGCCGGATGCACGCCGTCGAGCGCGCCATCCAGGACACCGAAGAGGCCGAGTGGCGGCGTACGAACCCCGAGGCGCGGGCCCGTGCCGCGGGGCTCACCGGTCAGCTCCAGGACGCCGTCGACAAGCTGCGCGCGCAGATCGACGCCGCCCGCGCGGCCGGCAACAACGCCAAGGCCGACAAGCTCGCCAAGGAGCTCGAGGGCCGCCAGGCGCTGCTGGACCAGGCTCTCAAGGGCCTGGAGGAGTTCGGCGGCTGACGCCCTCCGACGCACGCTGACACGGCACAGGGCCCCGGGTACGCAGGTACCCGGGGCCCTGTCGTCGGCTGGTACGGGCGGCGCCCCTATCCCGCCGCAACGGCGAGAAACCACGGCGGCGCAGCCCGGCGGTGCCAAACCGCCAGCAGCCGCCCCGGGGCTTCTGCCGGGAGGCACCACGGCGCCCGCCCGAGGGCACAACTCCTGCCCCGGGGGCACGCCATGTACGAGACCAGCCGCGCCGCCCGCGGGGCTACCGCTGGCGGGCCGAGGTCACCCGGTAGACGTCGTAGACGCCCTCCACGCCGCGTACGGCCTTCAGGACGTGGCCCAGGTGCTTGGGGTCGCCCATCTCGAAGGTGAAGCGGGAGGTGGCGACGCGGTCACGGGAGGTCTGGACGGCCGCGGAGAGGATGTTGACGTGCTGGTCCGACAGCACGCGTGTGACGTCGGAGAGCAGCCGCGAGCGGTCCAGCGCCTCCACCTGGATGGCGACCAGGAAGACCGACGACTGGGTGGGCGCCCACTCGACGTCCAGGATGCGCTCGGGCTGCTGGGAGAGCGAGTCGACGTTGACGCAGTCCGCGCGGTGCACCGAGACGCCGCTGCCGCGGGTGACGAAGCCGATGACGGGGTCGCCCGGCACCGGCGTACAACAGCGGGCCAGCTTGACCCACACGTCCTCGACGCCCTTGACCACGACGCCCGGGTCGGCGCTGGAGCGCCGCTTGGTGCGGGTGCGGATCGGCGGGGCGGTCTCGGCGATGTCCTCGTTGGCCGCCTCCTCGCCGCCGAGCGCCTGGACCAGCTTCTGCACGACGCTCTGCGCGGAGACATGGCCCTCGCCGATGGCCGCGTAGAGCGAGGAGATGTCCGGATAGCGCATCTCGTGGGCGAGGGTGACCAGCGAGTCGCCGGTGAGGATGCGCTGGATCGGCAGGTTCTGCTTGCGCATCGCGCGGACGATGGCGTCCTTGCCCTGCTCGATCGCCTCGTCGCGGCGCTCCTTGGAGAACCAGCCACGGATCTTGTTGCGGGCGCGCGGGGACTTGACGAAGCCCAGCCAGTCGCGGGACGGGCCGGCACCGGACGCCTTGGAGGTGAAGACCTCCACCAGGTCGCCGTTGTCCAGCGTCGACTCCAGGGGCACCAGACGGCCGTTGACCCGCGCCCCTATGGTGCGGTGGCCGACCTCGGTGTGCACGGCGTAGGCGAAGTCCACGGGAGTGGCACCCGCGGGGAGCGCTATGACGTCGCCCTTGGGGGTGAAGACGAAGACCTCGTTGCGGGACAGGTCGAAGCGGAGCGACTCCAGGAACTCGCCGGGGTCCTCGGTCTCCTTCTGCCAGTCCAGCAGCTGCCGCAGCCAGGCCATGTCGTTGACGGTGTCCGTGCCGGCGCCCTTGCCCGGGTGGCGCGGCACGTCGGTGCGCACCTTGGAGGCGCCGGCGACGGCCTCCTGCTTGTACTTCCAGTGCGCGGCGATGCCGTACTCCGCGCGGCGGTGCATGTCGAAGGTGCGGATCTGCAGCTCGACCGGCTTTCCGCTGGGCCCGATGACCGTCGTGTGCAGCGACTGGTACATGTTGAACTTGGGCATCGCGATGTAGTCCTTGAACCGCCCCGGCACCGGGTTCCACCGCGCGTGGATGGTGCCCAGTGCCGCGTAGCAGTCGCGGACGGTGTCGACCAGGACCCGGATGCCCACCAAGTCGTAGATCTCGGCGAAGTCGCGGCCCCGCACGATCATCTTCTGGTACACGGAGTAGTAGTGCTTGGGGCGGCCGGTGACGGTGGCCTTGATGCGCGCGGCCCGCAGGTCGCCCTGCACCTGATCGGTGACGATGGCCAGATACTCGTCACGCTTGGGCGCCCGCTCGGCGACCAGCCGGACGATCTCGTCGTACATCTTGGGGTAGAGGATCGCGAAGGCGAGGTCCTCCAGCTCCCACTTGATGGTGTTCATGCCCAGCCGGTGCGCCAGCGGGGCGTAGATCTCCAGCGTCTCGCGGGCCTTCTTCTCCTGCTTCTCCCGCTTGAGGTAGCGCATGGTGCGCATGTTGTGCAGCCGGTCGGCCAGCTTGATGACCAGCACCCGGGGGTCCTTGGCCATGGCCACGACCATCTTGCGCACGGTCTCGGCCTGCGCGGCCTCGCCGAACTTGACCTTGTCCAGCTTGGTCACGCCGTCGACCAGCAGGGCGACCTGGTCGCCGAAGTCCTGCCGCAGGGTCTCCAGGCCGTACTCGGTGTCCTCGACGGTGTCGTGCAGCAGCCCCGCCATCAGGGTGGCCGGGTCCATGCCCAGCTCGGCGAGGATGGTGGTCACCGCCAGCGGATGGGTGATGTACGGGTCGCCGCTCTTGCGCTTCTGGCCGCGGTGCCAGCGCTCGGCGACCTGGTAGGCGCGCTCGATCTGGCGCAGCGTCGCCGTGTCCGCCTTGGGGTCGTTGCCGCGCACGATGCGCAGCAGCGGCTCCAGGACCGGGTTGTACGGGCTGGAGCGCTGGACCCCGAGACGGGCCAGGCGAGCGCGGACCCGGTTGGACGAGCCGGAGCGGGGCGCGGGGCCCTGGAGCGGGCGTGCCGGGGCGGGGGTCGCGGATGTCGCTCCGGCCAGGCCGGCCGGGGTGGCCGGAGGCTTCGGCGCGGGCCGCGACGTGGCCTCGCCGGCCTTCTTGGGCGTGGCCGCGCCCGCCGTGGCGTCGGGGGCTGCGGTCGGCTCGTCCGGATGCGCGGCGGTCAGCGGCTTGGCCTCGTCTGGCAAGAGCACTCCTCAAGCGGTGCCGGACCATATAGCGGTCGGGATGCCATGGTATCGATCCCGCCACTCCCGTCGCTCCGCGACCGCCGCTCTCCTGGCACGCCGAAGGGCGGGAATCCCCATGATCCGGATTCCCGCCCTCTGGATTTGTCCGAGTTTTCCGCCCTCTGGGCGGTCGGCCCCGACTCAGACCGTGATCAACGCCTCCAGCGGCGCGTTGTCGAGATCGGCCGCCAGGCGGCCACGGCCGTCGAGGAAGCCCAGCTCCATCAGCACGGCGACCCCGGCCACCTGGGCGCCGGCGCGCCGGATGAGCTGGAGCGAGGCCGCGGCGGTGCCGCCGGTGGCCAGTACGTCGTCGATGACCAGGACCCGGTCGCCGGGCGCCAGCGCGTCGGCGTGGATCTCGATCTCGGCGGTGCCGTACTCCAGCTGGTACGCCTGGCCCAGGGTGGCGCCGGGCAGCTTGCCGGCCTTGCGCGCCGGGACGAAGCCGAGGCCGGCGCGGACCGCGACCGGCGCGGCCAGGATGAAGCCGCGGGCTTCGAGGCCGACGACCTTGTCCGCGCCGTGCTTGACGCAGAGCTCGGCGAGCGCGTCGGTGAGCGCGCCGAAGGCCGTGGCGTCGGCCAGCAGCGGGGTGATGTCCTTGAACATCACTCCCGGCTGGGGGTAGTCCGGGACGTCGACGATCCGACTGAGCAGCAGTTCCCGCAGCTCCTGGCTGCCCGCCGCGCTCATCGGCGCTTCCCCGAGGGACGGCCCCGCCCGCGGTTGCGGGCCGCGGGCTGGCGACGCTGGCCGACGACCCCGGCCGGGGTGGCGTCCTCCGCGTCGTCGTCCTGCTCCGGCTCGTCGTCGGCGTCGGTGTCGGCCGACTGATCCTGGCCCTCGGCCCCGGCCTTGCCGGCCGCGGCACGCTTGGCGCTGACCCGGCGGGCCAGCGCCCGCAGCTCCGGCTCGCGCTCCTTCAGATCGGCGACCAGCGGCGTCGCGATGAAGATCGACGAGTAGGCACCGGCTGCGAGGCCGACGAACAGGGCCAGCGAGATGTCGTTCAGCATGCCGCCACCGAGGACACCGCCACCGATGAAGAGCAGGCCGGCGACCGGCAGCAGCGCCACGACCGTGGTGTTGATGGAGCGCACCAGGGTGGCGTTGAGGCTGCGGTTGGCGATCTCGCTGTAGGTGTAGCGGGTCTGCTTGGTGATGCCCTTCGCCCCCTCCTTCAGACCGTCGAAGACGACGACGGTGTCGTAGAGGGAATAGCCGAGAATCGTCAGCAGACCGATCACCGTGCCCGGGGTGACCTCGAAGCCGACCAGCGCGTAGACGCCGACGGTGATGGTGAGGTCGTGGACCAGCGCGATCAGGGCCGCCAGCGCCATGCGCCACTCGAAGGCGATGGCGAGATAGATCACCACCAGCACCATGAAGATCGCTAGACCCTGCCAGGCCTTGCTGGCGATCTGTTCACCCCAGCTGGGGCCGACGAGCTGCGAGTTGATCTTGGATGCCTCGACGCCCATCTTCTTGGCGAGCGCCTCCTGGACCGGCTGGGCCTCCTTGGTGTCCAGCTCGCTGATCTGGATGCGCATGCGCCCGTCGCCGAGCTTCTGGACGACGGCGGTGTGGCCGCCGGAGGCCGACTCCGCGGTCTCCCGGGCCTGCTCGGTGGAGATGCTCGCCTTGGGCGTGGTGAAGACGGCGCCGCCCGAGAACTCGATGCCCATGTTCAGGCCGCGCACCGCCAGGCCGACGATGGCCGTGATGGTGATGAGGATGGAGATGCCGTACCAGAGCTTGCGCTTGGCGACGAAGTCGTAACCGACCTCGCCTCGGTACAGCTTGGCGCCGAGGGTGCCGAGTCGCGACATCTCACGCCTCCTTCGTGTCGACGGGGGCGGTGGGCCGGCCGCGGCGCAGCGGCGGGCGGGCGCCGAGGCGCTTGGGGTCCAGACCGGACCACGGGTGGCCGCTGGCGAAGAACTTCTTCCGGGCCAGGATCGTCATCAGCGGCTTGGTGAAGAAGAACACCACGACGACGTCGAGCAGCGTGGTCAGGCCGAGGGTGAACGCGAAGCCCTGGACCTTGCCGACGGTGACGATGAAGAGCACGGCGGCCGCGAGGAAGGACACGAAGTCCGAGACCAGGATGGTGCGGCGGGCGCGCGGCCAGGCGCGCTCCACCGACGGTCGCAGCGTGCGGCCCTCGCGGATCTCGTCCCGGATGCGTTCGAAGTAGACGATGAACGAGTCGGCGGTGATGCCGATGGCCACGATCGCACCGCAGACGGCCGGCAGGTTCAGGGCGAAGCCGATGCCCGGGCCGAGCAGCACCATGATCGCGTAAGTGAGGATCGCGGAGACCCCGAGGCTCGCGATGGCCACCAGCGACAGGCCACGGTAGTACACGACGAGGTAGATCATCACGAGCGCGAGGCCGATGCCGCCCGCGATCAGACCGGCCCGCAGCTGCTCACTGCCGAGGGCGGCGGAGACGGTGGTCTCGTCGGCGATGTCGAAGGTCAGCGGCAGGGCGCCGTAGGACAGCACGTTGGCCAGGTCCTCGGACTCCTGCTGGCTGAAGCTGCCGGAGATCTGGGCGTTGCCGCCGGCGATGGTCCGCGTGACGCTCGGGTCGGAGACGACCGCGCCGTCCAGCACGATGGCGAACTGGTTCTGCGGCGGGGCCTGGGCGGCCAGCTTGCCGGTGACGTCGGCGAACTTGTCGGCGCCCTTGTTGGTGAAGTCCAGCTGGACGATCCAGCCCTCGCCGGGCTGGTAGACGGAGGAGGCGTCGTCGACGTCGGTGCCCTCGACCTCGGCGGGGCCGAGGATGAACTTGCGGTCGCCCTCGGTGGAGCAGGCGACGATCGACTTCTTCGGGTCGCCCGCCGCGGCGGCCTCACCGGCCTTGGCACGGCTGGCCTCGGTGGAGCAGTCGAGGGCCGCCAGCTGGGCGTTCAGGTCCTCGGCGTCGGACTTCTCGTCCTCGGCCTTCTTGTCCGCGGAGTCCTTGCCGCCCTTGTCCTGCGGGGTCCCGGTCGGCTTCGGGGTCTCGTCGGCGCGCAGGCCCTCGGAGACGGGGCGGCCCTGGGTGCTGGCCGTGGGGCCGGGCTTGGCGGTGGAGCCGTCGTCGGCCTTGTCGCCCTTGTTCGCCTGGTCCTTGTCGCCCTGCTGCTTGTCCTTGTCGGACGCGCTGGGGCTGGGGGTGGCATCCGGCTGCGGCGTCTTGCCGCCTTCGGTGTAGGTCACCACGGGCCGGAAGAACAGCTGGGCGGTGGTGCCGACCTGCTTGCGGGCCTGCGTCGCGTTCATCCCCTTGGGGATGTTCACGATGATGTGCTTGTCGCCCTGCGTCTGGACCTCGGCCTCGGACACACCCAGACCGTTGACCCGCCGCTCGATGATGTCGACGGCGGTCTTCATGTTGTCCGAGTTGATCGCGTTGGGCCTGCCCGGCTGGTTCTTGGCCTCCAGCGTGAAACTGGTGCCGCCCGCGAGATCGATACCCAACCGCGGCGTGGTGTGGCCGGAGATGAACATCCCTCCGGTGAGTGCCACGATGGCGATCAGGATCACGACCAGGGCGCGCCCGGGCCTGCCCTGTGTCCCAGGGGACCTGCGGCCCTTCTTCGGTGCTGCCACCTTCTCGTATCTCCCTGTCCAACCGCCCCCGCACCCGCTGTGCGGCGGGCGGCCACGAAGTGTTGTGGGGACCAGCCCCCGCCGGAGCCTAACCGCCCGGGAACCGCGGCGCACCGAGCGGAGGCGCGTCGCGGTTCCCTGAGGGCATTTCGGGCTACTTCGCTTCGGCGTCGCCCTTGCCGTCCGCGGCCTGCTCGGCCTTCTGGCCAGCCTCGCCCTTCTCGGCGGCCTCGGTCTCGTCGGCGCTCTCGGCCTTCGCCGGGGCGTCGGACTTGTCCAGAGCGATCTTCTGGACGTCGTCGCCCGCGGCGGCGGAGTCGGTCAGCGAGGAGACGTCGTCGGGGACGACCGGGGCGTCCTCGTCGGCGGTCGCCGCCTCGGGGTCGATGCCGTGCACGATGCGGTTGTACTCCGAGTCCTCCAGGACGGCACCGATCGCGTTCTTCGCGTACACCGCGTGCACGCCGGGCGCGACCTCAAGGAGGACGGTGTCGTCGTGAACCTCCTTGACCGTGGCGTACATGCCGCCGATGGTGCGCACGCCGGAGCCCGGCTGCATGTTGTCACGCATCTGCATGGCCTGGCGCTGCTTGTTCTTGGCCGAGCGGGTCATCAGGAACATGGCCCCGATGAGCACGATGAACGGCAGGAGAGTCACGAGATTCACGGGACGGAGATTCCTTCGCACGACCGCGGGGAAGCGGCCTGGTCTACGGGGGTAGGTATGCCGTCCCACACGGACGGCATCGGCGGAGTCTAAGCGAGCTCGCGCCAATGGAACAACGCCCAGCATGGCACCCGGGTTCCTGAACGGACCAGTTTCCGCGCCGTCGCGGGGCGATTACCTCACGTGACCCTCCGGGGCCGGCGGGAGACGACGCCTCCGCCGGCCCGCTCCTCCGCTCAGGCCCCGAAGAGCCCCTGCTGACCGCCGGCCGGGTGCGGCGACTGCGGGGGCGTCAGTCCGAGGTGCGCCCAGGCCGCCGGGGTGGCCACCCGACCACGCGGCGTGCGGGCCAGCAGCCCCTCGCGCACCAGGAACGGCTCGGCGACCTCCTCGACCGTCTCGCGCTCCTCCCCCACCGCGACCGCCAGCGTCGACAGCCCCACCGGGCCGCCGCCGAACAGCTTCAGCAGCGCGGTCAGCACCGCCCGGTCCAGCCGGTCCAGGCCACGGCCGTCCACGTCGTACACGTCCAGGGCGCGGGTGGCGACCTCGCGGGTGATCACGCCGTCGGCCTTCACCTGGGCGTAGTCCCGCACGCGGCGCAGCAACCGGTTGGCGATGCGCGGGGTGCCGCGGGAACGGCCGGCGATCTCGGCGGCGCCCTCCTCCTCTATCTCCACGTCCAGCAGCCGCGCGGAGCGGTGGATGACCCGCTCCAGCTCGGCCGGGGTGTAGAACTCCATGTGTCCGGTGAAGCCGAAGCGGTCGCGCAGCGGGGGCGGCAGCAGACCGGCCCGGGTGGTGGCGCCGACCAGGGTGAAGGGCGGAAGCTCCAGCGGGATGGCGGTGGCGCCGGGGCCCTTGCCGACGATCACGTCGACGCGGAAGTCCTCCATCGCCATGTAGAGCATCTCCTCGGCGGGCCGGGACATCCGGTGGATCTCGTCGAGGAAGAGCACCTCGCCCTCGGCGAGCGAGGAGAGGATCGCCGCGAGGTCGCCGGCGTGCTGGATGGCGGGGCCGGAGGTGATGCGGATCGGGGCCCCCATCTCGGCCGCGATGATCATCGACAGGGTGGTCTTGCCGAGGCCGGGCGCGCCGGACAGCAGCACGTGATCGGCGGTGCCGTTCCGCTGGCGGGCCGCCTTGAGCACCAGGTCCAGCTGCTCGCGGACCCGCTCCTGCCCGACGAACTCCCCGAGGTCCTTGGGGCGCAGCGCCGCCTCGATGGCCTGGTCCTCGCCGTCGGCGGCGGCTCCCACGAGCCGGTCGCCACCGGCGGGCAGCCCGCCCACCGGTGCGGGTGCGGACTCATCGTCCCAGTTCACTACGGTTCGCCTCACGGATCGTGGCGGCCAGGCCGCCGGCCTCGGGGTGGATACGGACGGGGACCCGCCCAGGCGGCTCCTGGGACCGGCGCGTGGGGGGTGCGGCGGCGGTCGTCGCCGGGGCGCTCATCGGGCCCGGTTGAGGGTCTGCAGGGCGGCCCGCAGCAGCTGGGCGACCTGCGGCCGGTCGCCCGCCGCGACGGCGGCCTCGGCCTGGGGGGTCACCGCCGCGACGGCGTCGTCCGCCTCCCGGGGCGGGTAACCGAGGCCGGTGAGCGCCGCGTGCAGTTGGTCGCTCCAGGCCGCGGCGGCGGGCGCGGCGGCCCTGCGCGGAGCGCTGCCGACCGGGTCACCGAGGCGGTCCTTCAGCTCCAGCAGCAGCTTCTGCGCGCCCTTCTTGCCGATGCCGGGCACGGCGGTCAGGGCCTTCTCGTCGCCGCCGGCCACGGCACGGCGCAGCGCGTCCGGCGAGTGCACGGCGAGCATGGCCTGGGCGAGCCGGGGGCCGACGCCGCTGGCGGTCTGGAGCAGCTCGAAGACCTGGCGCTCGTCGTCGTCGGCGAAGCCGTAGAGGGTCAGCGAGTCCTCACGCACGACCAGGGAGGTGGCGAGCCGGGCGGGCTCGCCGACCCGCAGCGTGGAGAGGGTGCCCGGGGCACACTGGACGGCCATGCCCACACCGCCGACCTCGATCACGGCCGTTGTGGGGGCGAGGGCGGCCACCGGGCCCGAAACGAAGGCGATCATGCGGTGCGGCCTTTCATCGTGCGGTGGGCGGCGACAGCCTGCTGTAGCCGGTTCTGGGCGGGTGCGCGCCAGATATGACAGATGGCCAGCGCCAGGGCGTCGGCGGCGTCGGCCGGTTTGGGTGGGGCGTCCAGCCGCAGGAGCCGCGTGACCATGGCGCCGACCTGGGCCTTGTCCGCGCGTCCCGAGCCGGTGACGGCCGCCTTGACCTCACTGGGGGTGTGCAGGGCGACCGGCAGCCCGCGGCGGGCGGCGCAGAGCACGGCGACGGCGCTGGCCTGCGCGGTGCCCATGACCGTACGGACGTTGTGCTGGCTGAACACCCGCT
Coding sequences:
- the yajC gene encoding preprotein translocase subunit YajC; this translates as MNLVTLLPFIVLIGAMFLMTRSAKNKQRQAMQMRDNMQPGSGVRTIGGMYATVKEVHDDTVLLEVAPGVHAVYAKNAIGAVLEDSEYNRIVHGIDPEAATADEDAPVVPDDVSSLTDSAAAGDDVQKIALDKSDAPAKAESADETEAAEKGEAGQKAEQAADGKGDAEAK
- the ruvB gene encoding Holliday junction branch migration DNA helicase RuvB; amino-acid sequence: MNWDDESAPAPVGGLPAGGDRLVGAAADGEDQAIEAALRPKDLGEFVGQERVREQLDLVLKAARQRNGTADHVLLSGAPGLGKTTLSMIIAAEMGAPIRITSGPAIQHAGDLAAILSSLAEGEVLFLDEIHRMSRPAEEMLYMAMEDFRVDVIVGKGPGATAIPLELPPFTLVGATTRAGLLPPPLRDRFGFTGHMEFYTPAELERVIHRSARLLDVEIEEEGAAEIAGRSRGTPRIANRLLRRVRDYAQVKADGVITREVATRALDVYDVDGRGLDRLDRAVLTALLKLFGGGPVGLSTLAVAVGEERETVEEVAEPFLVREGLLARTPRGRVATPAAWAHLGLTPPQSPHPAGGQQGLFGA
- the ruvA gene encoding Holliday junction branch migration protein RuvA, with protein sequence MIAFVSGPVAALAPTTAVIEVGGVGMAVQCAPGTLSTLRVGEPARLATSLVVREDSLTLYGFADDDERQVFELLQTASGVGPRLAQAMLAVHSPDALRRAVAGGDEKALTAVPGIGKKGAQKLLLELKDRLGDPVGSAPRRAAAPAAAAWSDQLHAALTGLGYPPREADDAVAAVTPQAEAAVAAGDRPQVAQLLRAALQTLNRAR
- a CDS encoding DUF349 domain-containing protein — protein: MSSDPWGRVDETGTVYVRTADGEQVVGSWQAGSPEEALAYFERKYEGLVVEIGLLERRVKTTDLSTKDALTAIEHLRVQVDEHHAVGDLQALSERLDKLVSEVEARREERKAAKARQAEDARQAKEALVAEAEELAASDQWRAAGERLRALVDTWKGLPRLDRKSDDELWHRFSHARSAFSKRRKAHFASLDAQREEARKAKERLVAEAEALSGSTDWGPTAARYRELMTEWKAAGRAQREAEDDLWNRFRGAQDVFFQARGEVFAERDAEQRENLTRKEELVVEAEKLLPVSDLKAARAAFRSINERWEAIGHVPRDARPRIEGRMHAVERAIQDTEEAEWRRTNPEARARAAGLTGQLQDAVDKLRAQIDAARAAGNNAKADKLAKELEGRQALLDQALKGLEEFGG
- a CDS encoding bifunctional (p)ppGpp synthetase/guanosine-3',5'-bis(diphosphate) 3'-pyrophosphohydrolase, translating into MPDEAKPLTAAHPDEPTAAPDATAGAATPKKAGEATSRPAPKPPATPAGLAGATSATPAPARPLQGPAPRSGSSNRVRARLARLGVQRSSPYNPVLEPLLRIVRGNDPKADTATLRQIERAYQVAERWHRGQKRKSGDPYITHPLAVTTILAELGMDPATLMAGLLHDTVEDTEYGLETLRQDFGDQVALLVDGVTKLDKVKFGEAAQAETVRKMVVAMAKDPRVLVIKLADRLHNMRTMRYLKREKQEKKARETLEIYAPLAHRLGMNTIKWELEDLAFAILYPKMYDEIVRLVAERAPKRDEYLAIVTDQVQGDLRAARIKATVTGRPKHYYSVYQKMIVRGRDFAEIYDLVGIRVLVDTVRDCYAALGTIHARWNPVPGRFKDYIAMPKFNMYQSLHTTVIGPSGKPVELQIRTFDMHRRAEYGIAAHWKYKQEAVAGASKVRTDVPRHPGKGAGTDTVNDMAWLRQLLDWQKETEDPGEFLESLRFDLSRNEVFVFTPKGDVIALPAGATPVDFAYAVHTEVGHRTIGARVNGRLVPLESTLDNGDLVEVFTSKASGAGPSRDWLGFVKSPRARNKIRGWFSKERRDEAIEQGKDAIVRAMRKQNLPIQRILTGDSLVTLAHEMRYPDISSLYAAIGEGHVSAQSVVQKLVQALGGEEAANEDIAETAPPIRTRTKRRSSADPGVVVKGVEDVWVKLARCCTPVPGDPVIGFVTRGSGVSVHRADCVNVDSLSQQPERILDVEWAPTQSSVFLVAIQVEALDRSRLLSDVTRVLSDQHVNILSAAVQTSRDRVATSRFTFEMGDPKHLGHVLKAVRGVEGVYDVYRVTSARQR
- a CDS encoding adenine phosphoribosyltransferase, with product MSAAGSQELRELLLSRIVDVPDYPQPGVMFKDITPLLADATAFGALTDALAELCVKHGADKVVGLEARGFILAAPVAVRAGLGFVPARKAGKLPGATLGQAYQLEYGTAEIEIHADALAPGDRVLVIDDVLATGGTAAASLQLIRRAGAQVAGVAVLMELGFLDGRGRLAADLDNAPLEALITV
- a CDS encoding peptidylprolyl isomerase, producing MASQEQRRRQLARAKYERQQQRREVARRKTKRRNTVIASSLAVVLTAGVVVAAAGAFSGDDDKESTPNAVDTPTPPPTPDPKPEPSMTIDKKAKYGMALKTNHGDIRIAMDAAKTPRTVNSFKSLADKHFFDGSPCHRLAVEGIFVLQCGDPDGTGRGGPGYTIPDENLKDPRLKGGVYPRGTVAMANRYNGVDEATRNSGSSQFFLVYKDSKLPPNYTPFGTLDAEGLKVLEKIAAGGVEGGVTDGAPKKAVTIEKATVQKD
- the secF gene encoding protein translocase subunit SecF, producing MSRLGTLGAKLYRGEVGYDFVAKRKLWYGISILITITAIVGLAVRGLNMGIEFSGGAVFTTPKASISTEQARETAESASGGHTAVVQKLGDGRMRIQISELDTKEAQPVQEALAKKMGVEASKINSQLVGPSWGEQIASKAWQGLAIFMVLVVIYLAIAFEWRMALAALIALVHDLTITVGVYALVGFEVTPGTVIGLLTILGYSLYDTVVVFDGLKEGAKGITKQTRYTYSEIANRSLNATLVRSINTTVVALLPVAGLLFIGGGVLGGGMLNDISLALFVGLAAGAYSSIFIATPLVADLKEREPELRALARRVSAKRAAAGKAGAEGQDQSADTDADDEPEQDDDAEDATPAGVVGQRRQPAARNRGRGRPSGKRR
- the secD gene encoding protein translocase subunit SecD encodes the protein MAAPKKGRRSPGTQGRPGRALVVILIAIVALTGGMFISGHTTPRLGIDLAGGTSFTLEAKNQPGRPNAINSDNMKTAVDIIERRVNGLGVSEAEVQTQGDKHIIVNIPKGMNATQARKQVGTTAQLFFRPVVTYTEGGKTPQPDATPSPSASDKDKQQGDKDQANKGDKADDGSTAKPGPTASTQGRPVSEGLRADETPKPTGTPQDKGGKDSADKKAEDEKSDAEDLNAQLAALDCSTEASRAKAGEAAAAGDPKKSIVACSTEGDRKFILGPAEVEGTDVDDASSVYQPGEGWIVQLDFTNKGADKFADVTGKLAAQAPPQNQFAIVLDGAVVSDPSVTRTIAGGNAQISGSFSQQESEDLANVLSYGALPLTFDIADETTVSAALGSEQLRAGLIAGGIGLALVMIYLVVYYRGLSLVAIASLGVSAILTYAIMVLLGPGIGFALNLPAVCGAIVAIGITADSFIVYFERIRDEIREGRTLRPSVERAWPRARRTILVSDFVSFLAAAVLFIVTVGKVQGFAFTLGLTTLLDVVVVFFFTKPLMTILARKKFFASGHPWSGLDPKRLGARPPLRRGRPTAPVDTKEA